Proteins from a genomic interval of Harpia harpyja isolate bHarHar1 chromosome 9, bHarHar1 primary haplotype, whole genome shotgun sequence:
- the B3GNT9 gene encoding UDP-GlcNAc:betaGal beta-1,3-N-acetylglucosaminyltransferase 9 isoform X2 translates to MAGSSAPWIGSAYLFLQSTCKTIVLPSLYESSQKKPSVFKALKLALADSTGSVNGVDMLKVHCSHPHLIVQLKFCKQENCRRFLQSYREGALQESLQNHLQLSLAMTTVPLEMELKAGNEHLDNMLKDEDRCLECIYREKPDRLRDEEITELEECLKSLIVHQSINNNMAVKDCMSLNSPSLPYPSQGSSLSPQVTFIFQGEEFANRTLTPDDHQKFAKLVSKKWKQVGRSLQKNCRALRDPVIDNLALEYDREGLYEQAYQLLLRFIQSEGKKATIARLIAALEENGLISLAEELLGLHSNEDCS, encoded by the exons ATGGCAGGCAGCTCCGCTCCTTGGATTGGCAGCGCTTATCTCTTCCTCCAGTCGACGTGCAAGACCATCGTTCTGCCATCTCTCTATGAAAGCTCCCAAAAGAAACCTAGTGTGTTCAAGGCGCTGAAGCTGGCATTAGCAG ACTCCACCGGTAGCGTGAATGGTGTGGACATGCTCAAAGTGCACTGCAGCCACCCACACCTGATAGTCCAGCTCAAGTTCTGCAAGCAGGAGAACTGCCGCCGGTTCCTGCAGAGTTACCGGGAAGGAGCGCTCCAGGAGTCCCTCCAGAATCACCTCCAGCTCTCCTTGGCCATGACCACAGTGCCTCTTGAAATGGAGCTGAAGGCTGGCAACGAGCACCTTGACAACATGCTGAAGGATGAGGATCGCTGCCTGGAGTGCATCTACAGAGAAAAG CCTGACCGCCTGCGGGATGAGGAAATCACAGAGCTGGAGGAATGCCTCAAGAGCCTGATTGTTCACCAGAGCATCAACAACAATATGGCTGTAAAAGACTGCATGTCTCTGAACTCCCCATCTCTACCTTATCCTTCTCAAGGCAGCTCCCTTTCCCCACAAGTCACCTTCATCTTTCAGGGAGAAGAGTTCG CCAACAGAACGCTCACACCAGACGACCACCAGAAATTTGCCAAGCTCGTGTCCAAGAAATGGAAGCAAGTGGGTCGCTCTTTGCAGAAGAACTGCCGGGCCCTGCGTGATCCTGTCATTGATAACCTGGCCCTCGAATATGACCGAGAGGGACTATATGAACAAGCCTATCAGCTGCTTCTCAGATTTATCCAGTCGGAGGGGAAGAAGGCCACGATAGCACGGCTGATTGCAGCCCTGGAAGAAAATGGTCTCATCAGCTTGGCTGAGGAGCTCTTGGGCCTCCATTCCAATGAGGACTGCTCCTAG